From one Xiphias gladius isolate SHS-SW01 ecotype Sanya breed wild chromosome 12, ASM1685928v1, whole genome shotgun sequence genomic stretch:
- the si:cabz01101003.1 gene encoding ubiquitin carboxyl-terminal hydrolase CYLD produces the protein MSGAHEQNRKRRPPKMFLISTDLKIQDQLEGTIRLQRGYICQEQDLGKNRGDCPWVKVLDNGVMVKIERKFLLEVPSDLNGLLEPVSEPEARLKLLTNPRKLQQLATLPVDTPLWVQIGQQDELAEAELKYIGPLTRGGSAVYFGVQLKGSAAGKGMSNGSYKGHRLFTCPEACALFLPASDIRIRHWSSRNGSDAHTREREHHHHHQQHRSSSSNHPSNGHHSNNIRPNYYLQQQQQQQQQQQQQQQQQNQSRHISFQQNCPSSPPQLQALGILPRTAESAPIAAQNQIPVRGAVSPPLFHVGQRVCFPLEDTVYGGEVRYCGLLPGRSSSGMYVGVLLDAPVGNWDGHYRGEKLCHIPSPLYGLLLPITKVSSEPKSYRHSPPHQMPKSILKLSLPPVTKPGPSSPSASAPKVALMPPTKQALKPPPLPPPKPTQKPLPAPPLPPPKPRSPTSPAAPEQPQHTNGVHGPLSPLRSPDDVKAAGENAEAGLEGELEVGSMVEVNDPPLFGVICWIGHINGIPEPVAGIELDQELSAGTDGSYLGERHFRCPANKGLFVKLRNCRRDSRFPAPETPVNQVERCNSIAFAEWGSERVEEHTPPVDGDEARELYQGWKRGIQGHLNSCYLDATLFSLFSCCSSADWVLFWPSDPETDRNSSQAQDLLRCEIVNPLRRYGYVCASKTMALRRLLEAANSDTGFTNQEKDPEEFLNKLFQLLRVEPLLKIRSMTQQPQQCHLYQLFPPTLPPSPSTPLPHSPVDSPIPLSSPASSPMRVASVQALLESSFLHAGLKFVEAPSCLLLLMPRFGKDFKMFDAILPTLSLDITDLLDDTLRQCSICQAVAEWECLQCYEDLDITPGRLKQYCPTCNKQVHSHKNRMSHSPVKVGVPGGPWTGPLHYTRQRMSLFAVTCIETSHYVSFIKHGPLPTDWLFFDSMADREGGENGFNIPWVKACPEVGRYLSLSEEELRRVDAASLREPARRLLCDSYMCLYHSPELSLYK, from the exons ccaatcCCAGGAAGTTGCAGCAGCTGGCCACTTTGCCTGTTGATACCCCGCTCTGGGTCCAAATAGGCCAGCAGGACGAGCTGGCAGAGGCAGAGCTTAAATACATCGGGCCACTGACCAGAGGGGGCAGCGCTGTGTATTTTGGGGTACAACTCAAG GGTTCAGCGGCGGGTAAAGGAATGAGCAACGGCTCCTATAAGGGCCACCGGCTCTTCACCTGCCCCGAGGCCTGCGCCCTCTTCCTGCCGGCCAGTGACATCAGGATCCGTCACTGGTCTAGCAGGAATGGCTCTGATGCACACACGCGAGAGCGagaacaccaccaccaccaccagcagcaccgcagcagcagcagtaatcACCCCAGCAACGGGCACCATAGCAACAACATCCGCCCGAATTATTatcttcagcagcagcagcagcagcaacagcagcagcagcagcagcaacaacaacagaatcAGAGTCGTCACATTAGTTTCCAGCAGAATTGTCCCAGCAGTCCTCCTCAGCTGCAAGCTCTTGGCATCCTCCCCCGAACAGCGGAGTCGGCGCCCATCGCTGCTCAAAACCAGATCCCGGTCCGAGGCGCCGTGTCGCCTCCGCTGTTCCATGTTGGCCAGCGGGTGTGTTTCCCCCTGGAGGACACTGTGTATGGCGGTGAGGTGCGCTACTGTGGTCTCCTGCCTGGCCGGTCATCATCAGGGATGTACGTCGGCGTTCTGTTG GACGCTCCCGTTGGGAACTGGGATGGGCATTACAGGGGAGAGAAGCTCTGCCACATTCCTTCCCCCCTCTATGGACTACTACTGCCAATCACCAAGGTTTCCTCAG AGCCAAAATCCTACCGTCACAGTCCTCCTCACCAAATGCCCAAATCCATTCTGAAACTATCGCTACCCCCCGTCACTAAACCAGGCCCTTCGTCGCCATCCGCCAGTGCTCCCAAGGTCGCCTTGATGCCCCCCACCAAACAAGCACTTAAACCCCCTCCACTGCCGCCGCCGAAACCCACCCAGAAACCCCTGCCtgctccccctctcccccctccgAAACCCCGCAGTCCAACATCGCCCGCCGCCCCGGAGCAACCGCAACACACCAACGGCGTGCACGGCCCTCTATCCCCGCTGAGGTCTCCGGATGACGTCAAAGCTGCAGGGGAGAACGCAGAGGCGGGACTGGAGGGCGAGCTGGAGGTGGGCTCGATGGTGGAAGTGAATGACCCGCCCCTTTTTGGAGTCATTTGCTGGATTGGACATATCAACGGGATCCCTGAGCCAGTGGCGGGAATTGAGCTG GACCAGGAGCTGTCTGCAGGAACGGATGGCAGTTACCTCGGTGAGCGTCACTTCCGGTGTCCGGCCAACAAGGGGCTGTTTGTCAAGCTTCGCAACTGCAGGAGGGACTCCAGGTTCCCTGCCCCGGAGACGCCTGTCAACCAAGTGGAACGGTGCAACTCTATAG CCTTTGCAGAGTGGGGCAGTGAGCGCGTGGAGGAGCACACGCCTCCTGTGGACGGAGACGAGGCCAGGGAGCTCTACCAGGGCTGGAAGAGAGGCATCCAGGGCCATCTCAACTCCTGCTACCTGGACGCTACTCTGTTCAG TCTCTTCTCCTGCTGCAGTTCAGCAGACTGGGTGTTGTTTTGGCCGTCTGACCCCGAGACTGACCGAAACTCCAGTCAGGCTCAAGACCTGCTGCGCTGCGAGATAGTCAACCCCCTTCGAAG GTATGGCTACGTGTGTGCCAGTAAGACCATGGCCCTGAGACGACTGCTGGAGGCTGCGAATAGTGACACCGGCTTCACCAATCAGGAGAAAG ATCCTGAAGAGTTCCTCAACAAGCTCTTCCAGCTCCTCAGAGTCGAGCCGCTCCTCAAGATCAG ATCGATGACTCAGCAGCCTCAGCAGTGCCACCTCTACCAGCTCTTCCCGCCCACCctccccccctctccctccacgCCCTTACCCCACTCCCCGGTGGACTCCCCCATCCCTCTGTCCTCGCCAGCGTCCAGCCCGATGAGAGTCGCCAGCGTCCAGGCCCTGCTGGAGTCCTCCTTCCTCCACGCCGGCCTCAAGTTTGTCGAG GCTCCCTCCTGCCTCTTGCTTCTCATGCCCAGGTTTGGGAAGGACTTCAAAATGTTTGACGCCATCTTACCCACCCTCAGCCTGGACATCACAGACCTGCTGGATGACA CTCTGAGGCAGTGCAGTATCTGTCAggctgtggctgaatgggagtGTCTCCAGTGTTATGAAGATCTAGACATCACGCCCGGTCGTCTCAAACAGTACTGCCCGACCTGCAACAAACAG GTCCACAGTCACAAGAACCGGATGTCCCACAGCCCGGTGAAGGTAGGTGTCCCCGGGGGACCGTGGACCGGCCCCCTGCACTACACCCGCCAGCGCATGTCTCTCTTCGCTGTGACGTGCATCGAGACCAGCCATTACGTGAGCTTCATCAAGCACGGGCCCCTCCCCACCGACTGGCTGTTTTTTGACAGCATGGCAGACCGGGAAG GTGGCGAGAACGGCTTCAACATCCCCTGGGTGAAGGCGTGTCCTGAGGTGGGTCGCTACCTCAGCCTATCGGAGGAGGAGCTGCGCAGAGTCGACGCCGCCTCGTTACGGGAGCCCGCCCGCCGCCTGCTCTGCGACTCCTACATGTGTCTGTACCACAGCCCTGAGCTCAGCCTGTACAAGTGA